In the Maribacter sp. MJ134 genome, one interval contains:
- a CDS encoding metallophosphoesterase produces the protein MLRWIVFVIIYIGLSVYVLQALKTVVRQPWWHYLYITIALVVLINFIYQFTAGEEAGRVLSGPKSYAFGFLLTVLTFKVITILFLFSEDIFRIGTGVYQKIFGASQEFSLPQRRRFLSIIALGIAAIPFGALLYGMFKGKYNFKVLKYDLEFDDLPDDFNGYQITQISDIHSGSFDNRKKIAYAVDLINQQKSDAILFTGDMVNNKTEEMIPWADLFATLEAKDGKFSVLGNHDYGDYIPWETEALKSQNLQDLKDLQKEMGFDLLLNEHRYLKKGKDKIALIGVENWGKGGFKKAGDLQKATALIDKDDFKILMSHDPSHWEEEVIHDDKHFHLTLSGHTHGMQFGIEIPGWIKWSPVKWRYKYWAGIYSELGQFINVNRGFGFLGYPGRVGIWPEITVITLKKKALT, from the coding sequence ATGCTACGTTGGATTGTTTTTGTCATTATTTATATTGGACTTAGTGTTTATGTACTGCAAGCACTAAAAACCGTAGTTAGGCAACCATGGTGGCACTATCTTTATATTACAATAGCACTGGTGGTCTTAATTAATTTCATTTACCAGTTTACGGCAGGTGAGGAGGCCGGTCGGGTGCTCAGTGGTCCAAAAAGTTATGCTTTTGGATTTTTGCTTACGGTGTTGACCTTTAAGGTAATTACCATTTTATTTCTGTTCTCGGAAGATATTTTTCGGATAGGAACAGGAGTATATCAAAAGATTTTTGGAGCTTCACAAGAGTTCAGTTTACCACAACGCCGGCGTTTCTTAAGTATTATCGCATTAGGTATTGCCGCTATACCTTTCGGGGCTTTACTCTATGGTATGTTCAAAGGCAAGTATAATTTTAAGGTGTTGAAGTACGATTTGGAGTTCGATGATCTGCCAGATGATTTCAACGGGTATCAAATTACACAGATATCCGATATTCATAGCGGTAGTTTTGATAATAGGAAAAAGATTGCGTACGCCGTAGATTTAATTAATCAGCAAAAGAGTGATGCCATTCTTTTTACAGGAGATATGGTGAACAATAAGACCGAGGAAATGATACCATGGGCGGACTTGTTCGCTACTCTGGAGGCCAAAGATGGTAAATTTTCGGTCTTAGGGAACCATGATTACGGAGATTATATTCCATGGGAAACCGAAGCCCTGAAAAGTCAAAACCTACAGGATTTGAAGGATTTGCAAAAGGAGATGGGTTTTGATCTATTGTTAAATGAACATCGGTACCTGAAAAAGGGTAAGGATAAAATTGCGCTTATTGGAGTAGAAAATTGGGGTAAAGGTGGTTTTAAAAAAGCTGGTGATCTTCAAAAAGCTACCGCTCTGATTGATAAGGACGATTTTAAGATTTTAATGAGTCATGACCCTTCACATTGGGAAGAGGAGGTAATTCACGACGATAAGCACTTTCATCTGACACTTAGCGGTCATACCCACGGGATGCAATTCGGGATTGAGATACCAGGATGGATAAAATGGAGTCCTGTAAAGTGGCGTTATAAGTATTGGGCAGGTATTTATAGTGAATTAGGTCAATTTATAAATGTTAATAGAGGTTTCGGCTTCTTAGGTTATCCAGGTAGAGTGGGTATTTGGCCAGAAATAACTGTCATTACGTTAAAAAAGAAAGCCTTAACATGA
- a CDS encoding DUF2723 domain-containing protein, whose amino-acid sequence MFSKNFQKWDTLLGWTAFFIALITYFITVEPTNSFWDAGEYIATAAKLQVGHPPGAPLLQMIGAFFSMFALEPNQVAMMVNLVSGVSSAFTILFMFWTITNLTRKLMEKDEKLTNSKAIAVLGSGLIGSLAFTYSDSFWFNAVETEVYAMASFIMALLLWLGLKWTDNLEDPRGNRWIILISFVIGLTFGIQFMGFLAIPSVGLLYYFKTYKKTTVKNFLLANLSVIAILMLVYKFSLTYVLKLFGWGEVFFINSIGLPFNSGSIIIGLLFIAAFYFGLNYTRKNGYRTANTIVLCMMFLFLGFSSWLMLPIRANANVVINENNPEDARALLAYYNREQYPGVDSPIYGAYYSDLFAEPGEDRDGKPKYEKDYTLGKYIIVNKYINSEQGSNPEHEGLFPRMWSTQHAENYMQYFGPLDFRMTQSSPELLEAVNQVKSGFANGEIDADQYISFLKRFDDYIEVEPPSIWDNIKYMVEFQFNYMYLRYFMWNFVGKQNDIQGRYNDNGNWLSGIGFIDSWRLGSQDNLPSDIENNKGRNTYFFLPLLLGIIGIVFQTSKNPKQFWVLLMFFLFTGLAIQFYTNPYIFQPRERDYSLVGSFYVFALWIGIGVYGLFDGFKDWLTPKILAPVVVVVCLLAVPTVMAVQNWDDHDRSNRYTANASAKAYLDSCQEDAGAILFTIGDNDTFPLWYAQEIENYRTDVRIVCTSLFETDWYVDQMKKKAYESEAIPSQIEHEKYRWGSRDVLYHQGITENRWPIKDFINWIDSDKPRTKLKYLFEQNGADLSQYSESTQNMVFYPTNKIRVPVNKKNALESGLVKQKDSALIVDYIDIDLPGVITKKSMMMLDILANNDWKRPLYFSGGSFDNAEYLWMKDYLQLDGLAYKLVPIRTERPNSFEMGRIDTDLMYDIVTGWDWGNSGSSEIYHDTQTRIQSVSYRGNLARLMEALLKENKIDKAKEIIEISLTNMPVDYFGYYTLLEPFVDGYYKVGETQKARALFDALKTKYQERLEYYASTSLDEQYNDIDDIIADMEAYRRNIDTLIANDDREVAEKETLIFNEYIDKFQHFYKDEDDLEIPEPSVEQNPDMIDTMPISDTIQLDNTKTELSKDTVNIQ is encoded by the coding sequence ATGTTTTCAAAGAACTTCCAGAAATGGGACACCTTATTAGGGTGGACAGCATTTTTTATCGCTTTAATCACTTATTTCATAACCGTTGAACCTACCAATAGTTTTTGGGATGCCGGAGAATATATAGCTACCGCAGCAAAACTTCAGGTAGGTCACCCGCCAGGAGCCCCATTACTACAGATGATCGGTGCTTTTTTCTCCATGTTTGCATTGGAACCGAACCAGGTTGCCATGATGGTGAATTTGGTATCAGGTGTTTCAAGCGCATTTACCATTCTGTTCATGTTCTGGACCATTACCAATCTTACCAGAAAGTTGATGGAAAAAGACGAAAAACTTACCAACAGTAAAGCCATAGCCGTATTAGGAAGTGGCCTTATTGGCTCATTGGCATTTACATATTCCGATAGTTTTTGGTTCAACGCCGTAGAAACCGAGGTTTACGCCATGGCCAGCTTTATTATGGCCTTACTACTCTGGCTAGGCCTAAAATGGACGGACAATCTAGAGGACCCACGTGGGAATAGATGGATCATATTAATATCCTTTGTCATAGGGCTCACCTTTGGAATACAGTTTATGGGCTTCTTGGCCATCCCTTCCGTAGGTCTGTTATATTATTTTAAAACCTATAAAAAAACGACGGTAAAAAACTTTTTATTGGCCAATTTAAGTGTCATTGCCATCTTAATGCTGGTCTACAAGTTCTCTTTGACCTATGTTTTAAAACTTTTTGGGTGGGGAGAAGTTTTCTTTATCAACAGTATTGGGCTTCCTTTTAACTCTGGGTCCATAATTATTGGGCTGTTGTTTATTGCAGCCTTCTATTTTGGATTGAACTATACGCGAAAAAACGGCTACCGTACAGCAAACACCATTGTTTTGTGCATGATGTTCCTTTTTCTAGGATTTTCTTCCTGGTTAATGTTGCCGATAAGAGCCAATGCCAATGTCGTGATTAACGAGAACAACCCAGAAGACGCCAGAGCTCTATTGGCTTATTACAACAGAGAACAGTATCCCGGGGTGGATAGCCCTATATACGGCGCTTATTATTCCGACCTTTTTGCCGAACCTGGTGAGGACAGGGACGGTAAACCGAAATATGAAAAGGATTACACCTTAGGAAAATACATCATAGTAAATAAGTACATTAATTCCGAACAAGGTTCCAATCCAGAACATGAGGGGCTTTTTCCAAGGATGTGGAGCACACAGCACGCCGAGAACTATATGCAATATTTTGGTCCGCTTGACTTTAGGATGACGCAATCCAGTCCTGAGCTGCTTGAAGCCGTTAATCAGGTGAAATCGGGTTTTGCCAATGGTGAAATTGATGCAGACCAGTACATTAGCTTCCTTAAGCGATTTGACGATTATATAGAGGTGGAACCACCATCTATTTGGGATAATATCAAATACATGGTAGAATTTCAATTCAACTACATGTACTTGCGCTATTTCATGTGGAATTTCGTAGGTAAACAAAATGATATTCAAGGACGCTATAACGACAATGGAAACTGGCTCAGCGGTATTGGTTTTATTGATAGTTGGCGCCTTGGGAGTCAAGACAATCTTCCTAGTGACATTGAAAACAACAAGGGACGCAATACCTATTTCTTTTTGCCGCTATTACTGGGCATTATCGGTATCGTTTTTCAGACCTCAAAAAACCCGAAACAATTCTGGGTGCTTCTAATGTTCTTTCTTTTTACGGGACTGGCCATACAGTTTTACACCAATCCTTACATTTTTCAACCCCGTGAACGCGATTACTCCCTAGTAGGTTCTTTCTACGTATTTGCACTTTGGATAGGGATAGGTGTTTACGGTCTTTTTGATGGTTTTAAAGATTGGCTTACTCCAAAAATATTAGCTCCCGTGGTCGTAGTGGTTTGCCTTTTAGCCGTTCCTACGGTTATGGCGGTACAAAATTGGGATGACCATGACCGCTCTAATAGATATACCGCCAATGCATCGGCAAAAGCCTATCTAGATTCTTGCCAGGAAGATGCTGGCGCCATCTTGTTCACCATTGGCGACAACGATACCTTTCCCCTGTGGTATGCACAGGAAATAGAAAATTACAGAACCGACGTGCGCATTGTTTGTACCAGTTTATTTGAAACGGACTGGTATGTAGACCAAATGAAAAAGAAAGCTTACGAAAGCGAAGCCATACCCTCACAGATAGAACACGAGAAATACAGATGGGGCTCTAGAGATGTACTGTACCATCAAGGTATTACTGAAAATAGATGGCCTATAAAGGATTTTATCAACTGGATAGATAGTGACAAGCCAAGGACCAAACTGAAATACTTATTTGAGCAGAATGGCGCAGATTTGAGTCAGTATTCTGAAAGCACTCAGAATATGGTCTTCTATCCTACCAATAAGATTAGGGTTCCCGTAAACAAGAAGAACGCTTTGGAGAGTGGACTTGTTAAGCAGAAAGATTCTGCGCTGATAGTAGATTATATAGATATTGACCTACCCGGTGTCATTACCAAGAAAAGCATGATGATGTTAGATATCCTTGCCAATAACGATTGGAAAAGACCTTTATATTTCTCTGGAGGAAGCTTTGACAATGCTGAATACCTTTGGATGAAGGATTACCTGCAATTAGATGGACTCGCCTATAAGCTCGTCCCCATACGCACGGAAAGACCCAATTCTTTTGAAATGGGAAGAATTGATACTGACTTAATGTATGATATCGTTACCGGATGGGACTGGGGCAACTCCGGCAGTTCAGAGATTTATCATGACACACAGACAAGAATACAAAGTGTATCCTATAGGGGTAACCTTGCACGCTTAATGGAAGCGCTTTTAAAAGAAAATAAGATAGACAAGGCAAAAGAAATCATCGAAATTTCATTGACCAATATGCCCGTAGACTATTTTGGATACTATACCCTATTGGAACCTTTTGTAGATGGTTACTATAAGGTAGGTGAAACCCAAAAAGCTAGAGCGCTCTTTGATGCCTTGAAAACAAAGTACCAAGAACGTTTGGAGTATTATGCGAGTACAAGTTTGGACGAACAGTACAATGATATAGATGATATCATTGCCGATATGGAAGCTTACAGAAGAAATATCGATACTCTAATCGCTAACGATGATCGTGAAGTAGCTGAGAAAGAGACACTTATTTTCAATGAATACATTGATAAGTTTCAACATTTTTACAAGGATGAGGACGATTTAGAAATCCCAGAGCCTAGCGTAGAACAGAATCCGGATATGATAGACACCATGCCTATCTCCGATACCATTCAACTAGATAACACGAAAACGGAGTTGTCGAAAGATACGGTCAACATTCAATAA
- a CDS encoding thioredoxin family protein gives MSKFGELIDLNVPVLLDFYAEWNEQSTSMHAVLRDVAAALGDKGKVIKIDVDKNKELSQALRVKGLPTLMIYKKGEMVWRQSGEQDANTLIGILNEYA, from the coding sequence ATGTCTAAATTTGGTGAACTTATAGATTTAAATGTTCCTGTGCTGTTGGATTTTTACGCGGAATGGAACGAACAGTCTACTTCAATGCACGCCGTACTAAGAGATGTGGCCGCTGCTCTTGGTGATAAGGGCAAGGTGATTAAAATTGATGTAGATAAGAATAAAGAGCTCTCGCAAGCACTTCGCGTTAAAGGACTTCCTACACTTATGATATACAAAAAGGGAGAAATGGTCTGGCGACAAAGCGGAGAGCAAGACGCCAATACCCTTATTGGTATACTTAACGAATACGCTTAA